A genomic segment from Candidatus Pacearchaeota archaeon encodes:
- a CDS encoding EMC3/TMCO1 family protein, giving the protein MNIEEFIGKNPKLGILIISLIVTIIVTLINKYTTNQQKIKEIKEKQKKLQEELKKNRNNKEKILEIQKEIMLYSSELMKYSFKPMIFTLIPLLVLFSWLKNVFINTPLEKSWIWWYILFSLIFNLIFKKILKTE; this is encoded by the coding sequence ATGAACATAGAAGAATTTATAGGAAAAAACCCAAAATTAGGTATCTTAATAATTTCTTTAATAGTTACTATTATCGTAACTTTAATAAATAAATATACTACTAATCAACAAAAGATAAAAGAAATAAAAGAAAAACAAAAAAAATTACAAGAAGAATTAAAAAAAAATAGAAATAATAAAGAAAAAATTTTAGAAATACAAAAAGAAATAATGTTATATAGCAGTGAACTTATGAAGTATAGTTTTAAACCTATGATTTTTACTTTAATTCCCCTATTAGTTTTATTTAGTTGGTTAAAAAATGTTTTTATTAATACACCATTAGAAAAATCTTGGATTTGGTGGTATATTCTTTTTAGTTTAATTTTTAACTTAATATTTAAAAAAATTTTAAAAACAGAATAA
- the secY gene encoding preprotein translocase subunit SecY: MVLEKILTFIPEVKKPSEKRLAFNIKLKWTLIVLVCFFVLANIPLFGLKENALQRFQYLAIIFGTDFGSIISLGIGPIVMASIVLQLLVGSKILNIDLTKEEGKKYFQGLQKIAIIFFIIFEACVYVLMKGLEAIPGYTAIVIFQLILGGLAIMLLDDLVQKWGFGSGVSLFIAAGVGWRLFNGLFQFISIDGGNCLIKFSGQSGEVVECGGKVLVFLQSLVNQNPQGALQALIVIIVTTIIFGIVVWAQSLKVEVPLSFDRLRGYSIRWPLAFFYTSVIPVILTAALIANLQLFGGLLQNWRGHGTFLGVFEGGKAVGGLAYWISDPNPNLIQQMITSTLNARSVSQMIIHILCYIFFSVLFAFFWVKTSGLDAASQAKNIISSGLQIPGFRKDERILESVLDRYILPLTIMGGAAIGLLASLANMLGAIVSGTAILLGVMIIYQFYQNIAQQHAMDMYPALKRFIQ, translated from the coding sequence ATGGTGCTTGAGAAGATATTGACCTTTATACCAGAAGTAAAAAAACCTTCAGAGAAAAGATTAGCTTTCAACATAAAATTAAAATGGACATTAATTGTTTTGGTATGTTTTTTTGTTTTAGCAAATATTCCTTTATTCGGATTAAAAGAAAATGCTTTACAAAGATTCCAATATCTTGCGATTATATTTGGAACAGATTTTGGTAGTATAATTAGTTTGGGTATAGGGCCAATAGTTATGGCTTCTATTGTATTACAATTACTCGTAGGAAGTAAAATATTAAATATAGATTTAACAAAAGAAGAAGGAAAAAAATACTTTCAAGGTTTACAAAAAATAGCTATAATATTTTTTATAATATTTGAAGCATGTGTTTACGTTTTAATGAAAGGTTTAGAGGCAATTCCTGGTTATACAGCAATAGTTATATTTCAACTTATTCTTGGAGGTTTAGCAATAATGTTATTAGATGATTTAGTACAGAAATGGGGTTTTGGTTCTGGTGTAAGTTTATTTATTGCTGCTGGAGTTGGATGGAGATTATTTAATGGATTATTTCAATTTATTAGTATTGATGGTGGAAATTGTTTAATTAAATTTAGTGGGCAGTCTGGAGAAGTTGTAGAATGCGGTGGTAAAGTTTTAGTTTTTTTACAATCTTTAGTAAATCAAAATCCACAAGGTGCATTACAAGCTTTAATAGTAATAATTGTTACCACCATCATATTTGGTATTGTTGTTTGGGCACAATCTTTAAAAGTAGAGGTTCCTTTAAGTTTTGATAGATTAAGAGGTTATAGTATAAGATGGCCTCTCGCTTTTTTTTATACATCGGTTATACCTGTTATTCTAACAGCTGCTTTAATTGCTAATTTGCAATTATTTGGAGGATTACTTCAAAACTGGAGAGGTCATGGAACTTTTCTAGGAGTATTTGAAGGTGGAAAAGCTGTAGGTGGTTTAGCATATTGGATATCTGATCCAAATCCTAATTTGATTCAACAAATGATAACATCAACTCTAAATGCAAGAAGTGTTTCACAAATGATAATTCATATTTTGTGTTATATTTTCTTCTCTGTTTTATTTGCATTTTTTTGGGTTAAAACTTCTGGATTAGATGCTGCTTCTCAAGCAAAAAATATAATTTCTTCTGGATTACAAATACCTGGTTTTAGAAAAGACGAGAGGATTTTAGAAAGTGTATTAGATAGATATATCCTTCCTTTAACAATTATGGGAGGTGCTGCTATAGGATTATTAGCTTCATTAGCAAACATGTTAGGAGCGATAGTCTCTGGAACAGCAATTTTATTAGGTGTAATGATAATATATCAATTTTATCAGAATATTGCACAACAACATGCAATGGATATGTATCCTGCTTTAAAGAGATTTATACAATAA
- a CDS encoding uL15m family ribosomal protein, with protein sequence MKLVKRKRSRRFHGTRLWGKNSKKAKGSGNRGGKGMAGTGKRADQRKTYILRYYDNYFGKRGFKSKKEKKTTINIDELQDKLEKFIKEGKAKITNEGIFLNLEDYKILGRGDIKDKLIIKAYSFSKKAKEKIEKAGGKCENLKKE encoded by the coding sequence ATGAAATTAGTAAAAAGAAAAAGATCTAGAAGATTTCATGGAACAAGATTGTGGGGAAAAAATTCAAAAAAAGCTAAGGGCTCTGGAAATAGAGGTGGAAAGGGAATGGCCGGAACTGGAAAAAGAGCAGACCAGCGAAAAACATATATTTTAAGATATTATGATAATTATTTCGGGAAAAGAGGATTTAAATCAAAAAAAGAAAAAAAAACAACAATTAATATTGATGAATTACAGGATAAATTAGAAAAATTTATTAAAGAAGGTAAAGCAAAAATAACTAACGAAGGAATTTTTTTAAATTTAGAAGATTATAAAATATTAGGTAGAGGAGATATAAAAGATAAATTAATAATCAAAGCTTATTCTTTCTCAAAAAAAGCAAAGGAAAAAATAGAAAAAGCTGGGGGTAAATGTGAAAATTTAAAAAAAGAATAA
- a CDS encoding 50S ribosomal protein L30 — translation MIAIIRIRGLVDVRRDIKEALYRLRLRKKFSCVVVNENKQIEGILKKIRNYVTYGKINEDTLKLLIEKRGKKVGNKLVKKEEINKIIEEIKNNKIKTIKPFFRLHPPRGGLKNIKQHYPKGDLGDRKEKINELIKRML, via the coding sequence ATGATAGCTATAATAAGAATAAGGGGCTTAGTAGATGTAAGAAGAGATATAAAAGAAGCTCTTTATAGATTAAGGCTAAGAAAAAAATTTTCTTGTGTAGTTGTTAATGAAAATAAACAAATAGAAGGAATTTTAAAAAAAATAAGAAATTATGTTACTTATGGAAAAATAAATGAGGATACTTTAAAATTATTGATAGAAAAAAGAGGTAAAAAAGTTGGTAATAAACTAGTAAAAAAAGAGGAAATAAATAAGATTATAGAAGAAATAAAAAATAATAAAATAAAAACAATAAAACCATTTTTTAGATTACATCCTCCTCGAGGTGGATTAAAAAATATAAAACAACACTATCCTAAAGGAGATTTAGGTGACAGAAAAGAAAAAATAAATGAATTAATAAAAAGAATGTTATAA
- a CDS encoding 30S ribosomal protein S5: MNDKEEEIEEVLKEVDSSIEELEKEEIEEKEKIKERLVNWKPKTEIGKLVKEGKIKDIDEILDKYKILEVEIIDSLLDLKIELLKIGQSKGKFGGGKRRIWKQTQKKTAEGNVPTFACMAVVGDENGHVGIGYGKAKETLPAREKAIRKAKLNIIKIKRGCGSFDCNCKESHSIPFKVNGKCGSAEIILIPAPQGTGLVAGDEIKKILRLAGIKDIYSRSFGQTRTTINFAKACINALKKLK; the protein is encoded by the coding sequence ATGAATGATAAGGAAGAAGAAATAGAGGAAGTTTTAAAGGAAGTAGATAGTAGTATTGAAGAATTAGAAAAAGAAGAAATAGAAGAAAAGGAAAAAATAAAAGAAAGATTAGTTAATTGGAAACCTAAAACAGAAATAGGTAAGTTAGTAAAAGAAGGAAAAATTAAAGACATTGATGAAATTTTAGATAAGTATAAGATATTAGAAGTAGAAATTATAGATTCTTTATTAGATCTTAAAATAGAATTATTAAAAATAGGACAATCAAAAGGAAAATTTGGTGGTGGAAAAAGAAGAATTTGGAAGCAAACACAAAAGAAAACAGCAGAGGGTAATGTTCCTACTTTTGCATGTATGGCTGTTGTTGGAGATGAAAATGGACATGTTGGAATTGGTTACGGAAAAGCTAAAGAAACTTTACCTGCCAGAGAAAAAGCAATAAGGAAAGCAAAACTAAATATAATAAAAATAAAAAGAGGGTGTGGTAGTTTTGATTGTAATTGTAAAGAATCACATAGTATTCCATTTAAGGTTAATGGTAAATGTGGAAGTGCAGAGATTATTTTAATACCTGCTCCTCAAGGTACAGGTTTGGTTGCTGGGGATGAAATAAAAAAGATATTAAGATTAGCTGGAATAAAAGATATTTATAGTAGAAGCTTTGGGCAAACAAGAACAACAATAAATTTTGCAAAAGCATGCATAAATGCTTTAAAAAAATTAAAATGA
- a CDS encoding 50S ribosomal protein L18 encodes MKIVVKMKRRREGKTDYKARIEMLKSNLPRIVFRKTNRYIIGSYVISKNAQDFVIVSVNSKELRKYGWNDYNAKNLTACYLSGFLLGKKIIKKDISKECILDIGLLRNIKGSKIYSFVKGLKESGIKIKCKEEMFPKEERIVKNKFFEYIKNKIENEFEGR; translated from the coding sequence ATGAAGATTGTAGTAAAAATGAAAAGAAGAAGAGAAGGAAAAACAGATTACAAAGCAAGAATAGAGATGTTAAAAAGTAATTTACCGAGGATAGTTTTTAGAAAAACAAATAGGTACATAATTGGATCTTATGTAATATCAAAAAATGCACAAGATTTTGTTATTGTAAGCGTTAATTCAAAAGAATTAAGAAAATATGGATGGAATGATTATAATGCCAAAAATCTTACAGCTTGTTATCTAAGCGGATTTTTATTAGGAAAAAAAATAATAAAAAAAGATATTAGTAAAGAATGTATATTAGACATAGGATTATTAAGAAATATTAAAGGTTCAAAAATATATTCTTTTGTTAAAGGATTAAAAGAAAGCGGTATAAAAATTAAATGTAAAGAAGAAATGTTTCCTAAAGAAGAAAGAATAGTAAAAAATAAATTTTTTGAATATATAAAAAATAAAATAGAAAATGAATTTGAAGGAAGATAA
- a CDS encoding 50S ribosomal protein L19e, whose amino-acid sequence MNLKKKKKLVARVMNVGIDRIIFNETRLDEIKEAITRKDIIDLIKDKAIIIKEKKGRRKKEKRKRRRGPGKIKKKIKNRKKEYVIRVRKQRNHLKKLKEQGKISKERYNEIRKKIKQNKFKDIKHLMEELKK is encoded by the coding sequence ATGAATCTTAAAAAAAAGAAGAAATTAGTTGCAAGGGTTATGAATGTCGGAATAGATAGAATTATATTCAATGAAACAAGATTAGATGAGATAAAAGAAGCAATAACAAGAAAAGACATAATCGATTTAATTAAAGATAAAGCAATTATAATAAAAGAAAAAAAAGGGAGAAGAAAAAAAGAAAAAAGAAAAAGAAGGAGAGGGCCTGGAAAAATAAAAAAGAAAATAAAGAATAGAAAAAAAGAATATGTTATAAGGGTAAGAAAACAAAGAAATCATTTAAAAAAATTAAAAGAACAAGGAAAAATATCAAAAGAAAGGTATAATGAAATAAGAAAAAAAATAAAACAAAATAAATTTAAAGATATTAAGCACTTAATGGAGGAATTAAAAAAATGA
- a CDS encoding eL32 family ribosomal protein, protein MKRKFLRRGTTYYIRLGKRQKKKQKWRRQRGRHSKIRVRKKGRLKKVQIGFGKSKKNKFLLKGKLPILVNNIYDLKKVDKEKNIVIISSKIGKKKRKQIIEEAKNKNIEILNIKKGEKNES, encoded by the coding sequence ATGAAAAGAAAATTTCTAAGAAGAGGAACAACTTATTATATAAGATTAGGAAAAAGGCAGAAAAAAAAACAAAAATGGAGAAGACAAAGAGGAAGGCATAGTAAAATAAGAGTAAGAAAAAAAGGTAGGTTAAAAAAAGTTCAAATTGGTTTTGGAAAAAGTAAAAAAAATAAATTTTTACTTAAAGGAAAATTACCAATCTTAGTAAATAATATTTATGATTTAAAGAAAGTTGATAAAGAAAAAAATATAGTTATAATATCTTCAAAAATTGGAAAAAAGAAAAGAAAACAAATTATAGAAGAAGCAAAGAACAAAAATATAGAAATCTTAAATATAAAAAAAGGAGAAAAAAATGAATCTTAA
- the rplF gene encoding 50S ribosomal protein L6 → MKTKIEEIIEIPEGMNFEIDGKILKIKSNDKEDKILLKGNFDIIKEKNKIVLFKEKATRKNKRDIKTIKAKIKNAIEGLREKYVYKLQICYVHFPISVSIKDNYLIIKNFLGEKKERKALILDDVNVRIEKDIIIVESHDKEKAGQTAANIEQATRITKRDRRIFQDGIFIIEKCKGRRK, encoded by the coding sequence ATGAAAACAAAAATTGAAGAAATAATAGAAATACCAGAAGGAATGAATTTTGAAATAGATGGGAAAATATTAAAAATAAAAAGTAATGATAAAGAAGATAAAATATTATTGAAAGGAAATTTTGATATAATAAAAGAAAAAAATAAAATAGTCTTATTTAAAGAAAAGGCAACAAGAAAAAATAAAAGAGATATAAAAACAATTAAAGCAAAAATAAAAAACGCTATAGAAGGATTAAGAGAAAAATATGTTTATAAATTACAGATTTGTTATGTCCATTTTCCGATATCCGTTAGTATTAAAGATAATTATTTGATAATAAAAAATTTTCTTGGAGAAAAAAAAGAAAGAAAAGCTCTTATATTAGATGACGTTAATGTAAGAATTGAAAAAGATATTATAATTGTAGAAAGCCATGATAAAGAAAAAGCTGGCCAAACAGCAGCAAATATAGAACAAGCTACTAGAATAACGAAAAGAGATAGAAGAATTTTTCAAGATGGAATTTTTATTATAGAAAAATGTAAAGGGAGGAGAAAATAA
- a CDS encoding 30S ribosomal protein S8, whose translation MSHDVVADGLCKIMNAKKARKKEVLVSYYSKLLLSILELAKKNNYIKDYFIDKEKKLRITIGELNECKAIKPRFDVQIKDIEKYVRRYLPARNFGIIIISTSKGIMTHYEALEKNLGGSLIAYFY comes from the coding sequence ATGTCACATGATGTTGTTGCTGATGGATTATGTAAGATAATGAATGCGAAAAAAGCGAGAAAAAAAGAAGTTTTAGTTAGTTATTACTCCAAACTTCTTTTATCTATTTTGGAATTAGCTAAAAAAAATAACTATATAAAAGATTATTTTATTGATAAAGAAAAAAAATTAAGAATTACAATAGGAGAATTAAATGAGTGTAAAGCAATTAAACCTCGATTTGATGTACAAATTAAGGATATAGAAAAATATGTTAGGAGATATTTGCCTGCAAGAAATTTTGGAATTATTATTATATCTACAAGTAAAGGGATAATGACACATTATGAAGCTTTAGAAAAAAACTTAGGCGGTTCTCTTATTGCATATTTTTATTAA
- a CDS encoding 30S ribosomal protein S14: MRHNKPKERKTGIASKKCFRCGRFGAHISSYGLDLCRQCFREIANELGFKKYS; encoded by the coding sequence ATTAGACATAATAAACCAAAAGAAAGAAAAACCGGAATAGCTTCAAAAAAATGTTTTAGATGTGGAAGATTTGGTGCACATATATCGTCTTACGGGTTAGATTTGTGTAGGCAATGCTTTAGAGAAATTGCTAATGAATTGGGATTTAAAAAATACTCATAG
- a CDS encoding 50S ribosomal protein L5: MKNNNIMRNIEIEKVVLSIGGSGDKLERGVKLLERITGKKPKKVKSKKRIPSLNVRPGLEVGAFVTLRKKEAIELLKKLLVAKDNTLNKKQISENSFSFGIKEYIEIPGISYQRDVGIIGLDVSVSFCRSGKRVSIRKIKKGKLPAKQNVSKEEIIKFMEENFKTKIK, encoded by the coding sequence ATGAAAAATAATAATATAATGAGAAATATAGAAATAGAAAAAGTTGTTTTAAGTATAGGTGGTAGTGGAGATAAACTTGAAAGGGGAGTAAAATTATTAGAAAGAATTACAGGAAAAAAACCAAAAAAAGTAAAATCAAAAAAGAGAATACCTTCTTTAAATGTTAGACCGGGATTAGAAGTTGGAGCTTTTGTAACACTAAGAAAAAAAGAAGCAATTGAATTACTAAAAAAATTATTAGTTGCAAAAGATAATACTTTAAATAAAAAACAAATTTCAGAGAACTCTTTTTCTTTTGGAATAAAAGAGTATATAGAAATACCTGGAATATCTTATCAAAGAGATGTAGGAATAATAGGATTGGATGTTAGTGTAAGTTTTTGTAGAAGTGGAAAAAGAGTTAGTATAAGAAAAATAAAAAAAGGAAAATTACCTGCTAAACAAAATGTCTCTAAAGAGGAAATAATTAAATTTATGGAGGAAAATTTTAAAACAAAAATAAAATGA
- a CDS encoding S4 domain-containing protein, with amino-acid sequence MHRKRQSMPKTWPLPRKGTKYISSSGNFLSIPVYVIIRDIIRIVNNRKDVKKIIKEGRIFVNNKKIKDEKFPVQLKDIIEIDKKIYTLDLNENKKLTIKEILNEKKEIIAKILNKKKIDKNKIQINCTNGRNYLIDYKENKNIKIGDSVLFDLNNKKIIEILPLKEGSKVLVINGKHIGKRGIIEKIDKEKNIATIKISQEKINALLDYIMVEK; translated from the coding sequence ATGCACAGAAAAAGACAATCAATGCCTAAAACATGGCCTTTACCAAGAAAAGGTACTAAATATATTTCTTCTAGTGGAAACTTTCTCTCTATTCCTGTATATGTTATTATAAGAGATATAATAAGAATTGTTAATAATAGAAAGGATGTAAAAAAAATAATAAAAGAGGGAAGAATTTTTGTTAATAATAAAAAAATTAAAGATGAAAAATTTCCAGTACAATTGAAAGATATAATAGAAATAGATAAGAAAATTTATACTCTGGATTTAAACGAAAATAAAAAATTAACAATAAAAGAAATTTTAAATGAAAAAAAAGAAATTATTGCAAAAATTCTAAATAAGAAAAAGATTGATAAAAATAAAATACAAATAAATTGTACAAATGGAAGAAATTATTTAATAGATTATAAAGAAAATAAAAACATAAAGATAGGAGATTCTGTTTTATTTGATTTAAATAATAAAAAAATAATTGAGATATTACCATTAAAAGAAGGGAGTAAAGTTTTAGTAATTAATGGAAAACATATTGGAAAGAGAGGAATAATAGAAAAAATAGATAAAGAAAAAAATATAGCAACCATAAAAATTTCTCAAGAAAAAATAAATGCTTTGTTAGATTATATAATGGTAGAAAAATGA
- the rplX gene encoding 50S ribosomal protein L24, which yields MKKKFSIKWKSSKQKRKQRKYRFNAPLHIRKKLISANLSKELRKKYNRRSFPLRKGDLVKIMRGSFKGKSGKIEKINLKKLKVSIEGIQKQKKDGTKINIWFDPSKLQIIELNLEDKKRLKKLEDKNAQKKTINA from the coding sequence ATGAAAAAAAAATTTTCAATTAAGTGGAAATCGAGTAAGCAAAAAAGAAAACAAAGAAAGTATAGATTTAATGCTCCTCTTCACATAAGAAAAAAATTAATTTCGGCGAATTTATCAAAAGAATTGAGAAAAAAGTATAATAGAAGAAGTTTTCCTTTAAGAAAGGGGGATCTAGTTAAAATTATGAGAGGATCTTTTAAAGGGAAAAGTGGAAAAATAGAAAAAATTAATTTAAAAAAATTAAAAGTAAGTATCGAAGGAATACAAAAACAAAAGAAAGATGGAACTAAAATAAATATTTGGTTTGATCCATCTAAATTACAAATAATTGAATTAAATTTAGAAGATAAAAAAAGATTAAAAAAACTAGAAGATAAAAATGCACAGAAAAAGACAATCAATGCCTAA
- a CDS encoding uL14 family ribosomal protein, whose protein sequence is MKAISSKIPNALNIGSYVIAADNSGARIVKIIGVKKKKSRKGRQARCGIGDWVKVSVREGNPEMKGKVFDAVVIRQKKPIRRKNGERIAFTDNAVVLLKDEKGNPKGTQIKGPIPREISERWKEIAKIALIIV, encoded by the coding sequence ATGAAAGCAATATCTTCAAAAATACCTAATGCATTAAATATAGGAAGTTATGTTATAGCTGCTGATAATTCTGGCGCAAGAATAGTTAAGATTATTGGGGTAAAGAAAAAAAAATCTAGAAAAGGTAGGCAAGCTCGTTGCGGAATTGGAGATTGGGTAAAGGTTAGTGTAAGGGAAGGTAATCCTGAAATGAAAGGAAAAGTATTTGATGCCGTTGTCATAAGACAAAAAAAACCAATAAGAAGAAAAAATGGAGAAAGAATAGCTTTTACAGATAATGCTGTTGTATTACTAAAAGATGAAAAGGGAAATCCAAAAGGGACTCAAATAAAAGGTCCTATACCAAGGGAAATTTCAGAAAGATGGAAAGAAATAGCTAAAATAGCATTAATAATAGTTTAA
- a CDS encoding 30S ribosomal protein S17 — protein MENKEIKEEEKEKIDENIEKKKIDSKNKEKCNDKDCPIHGYLKVRGRKFEGYVIKKFPRRIVIEFERTVYIKKYERYLKKKTRLHARLPKCMEEKVKIGDYVLIQECRPLSKIIHFVLLDIIKEGNKK, from the coding sequence ATGGAAAATAAAGAAATAAAAGAAGAAGAGAAAGAAAAGATAGATGAAAATATAGAAAAAAAGAAAATTGATAGCAAGAATAAAGAAAAATGTAATGATAAAGATTGTCCTATCCATGGATATCTAAAAGTTAGAGGAAGAAAATTTGAGGGGTATGTTATAAAAAAATTTCCGAGAAGAATTGTTATAGAATTTGAGAGAACAGTTTATATAAAAAAGTATGAAAGATATTTAAAAAAGAAAACAAGATTGCATGCTAGATTACCTAAATGTATGGAAGAAAAAGTAAAAATAGGGGATTATGTATTAATACAAGAGTGTAGGCCTTTAAGTAAAATTATTCATTTTGTTTTATTAGATATAATAAAAGAAGGAAATAAAAAATGA
- the yciH gene encoding stress response translation initiation inhibitor YciH, which yields MMDICPKCGLPKNICICSEISRENQEIKVITEKRKFGKIITVVSGFDKSVNIKEILKELKKKLACGGTIKNNIIELQGDHSKKIKEILINLGFKEGNIK from the coding sequence ATAATGGATATCTGTCCAAAGTGCGGATTACCAAAAAATATATGTATATGCAGTGAAATAAGCAGAGAAAATCAAGAAATTAAAGTAATAACAGAAAAAAGAAAATTTGGAAAAATAATAACAGTAGTTAGCGGATTTGATAAAAGTGTGAATATAAAAGAGATATTAAAAGAATTAAAGAAAAAACTTGCATGTGGAGGAACAATAAAAAATAATATTATAGAATTACAAGGGGATCATAGTAAAAAAATTAAAGAAATATTAATAAATCTTGGATTTAAGGAGGGTAATATAAAATAA
- the rpmC gene encoding 50S ribosomal protein L29: MAVLNKKEIKNMNKKEREEKLKELRLELIKRKNPANKQNKIKIKEIKRAIARLLSIK; encoded by the coding sequence ATGGCTGTTTTGAATAAAAAAGAAATAAAAAATATGAATAAAAAAGAAAGAGAAGAAAAATTAAAAGAATTAAGATTAGAATTAATAAAAAGAAAAAATCCTGCTAATAAACAAAATAAAATAAAAATAAAAGAAATAAAAAGAGCGATCGCGAGATTGCTTAGTATTAAATAA
- a CDS encoding 30S ribosomal protein S3, with product MEEKKFITLKKDEYGIKEYIKKSLGKGRFSSISVEYTPIGEKIIISTTKPGFIIGKKGEKINELTNNLKKIFKLENPIIEIREIQKPEFDAVTIADEIALSLERLGSSKFKLIAYKTLEKIQKAGALGAEIRLSGKLPSARAKSWRFAFGYLKKTGDTVKVVKKAKATAQTIAGTIGIKVSILPPNEKIHDQILINEEIKRKIEENINRINIKEKEEKNKKSKK from the coding sequence ATGGAAGAAAAAAAATTTATAACTTTAAAAAAAGATGAATATGGAATAAAAGAGTATATAAAAAAGTCTTTAGGAAAGGGAAGATTTAGTTCTATCAGTGTAGAATATACTCCTATAGGAGAAAAAATAATAATCTCTACAACAAAGCCTGGATTTATTATAGGAAAAAAAGGAGAGAAAATTAATGAATTAACAAATAATCTAAAAAAAATATTCAAATTAGAAAATCCTATAATAGAAATTAGAGAGATACAAAAACCGGAATTTGATGCTGTAACAATAGCTGATGAAATTGCCCTTTCTTTAGAGAGATTAGGAAGTTCAAAATTTAAATTAATAGCATATAAAACTTTAGAAAAAATACAAAAAGCTGGAGCATTAGGAGCTGAAATAAGATTAAGTGGAAAATTGCCTAGTGCAAGGGCAAAATCTTGGAGATTTGCTTTTGGATATTTAAAAAAAACTGGAGATACTGTTAAGGTAGTAAAAAAAGCAAAAGCAACTGCACAAACTATAGCAGGAACTATAGGAATAAAGGTTAGTATATTACCTCCAAATGAAAAAATACATGATCAAATATTGATAAATGAAGAAATAAAGAGAAAAATAGAAGAAAATATAAATAGAATAAACATAAAAGAAAAAGAAGAGAAAAATAAGAAGAGTAAAAAATAA
- a CDS encoding uL22 family ribosomal protein: MENKEIKEEEKEKIDENIEKKKIDSKNKENLENKESHNNDTKKEEKKIKEVIVRGRDLSISTKHSVALCKFIKGKEIKKALKDLELVLKFKKAVPMKGEIPHRKNMKSGRYPIKATKTFIKLLKNLNANAVYHNIEEPFIFFAKADKASRPYRRFGTRRFKRTHILIKAKGKLELE; this comes from the coding sequence ATGGAAAATAAAGAAATAAAAGAAGAAGAGAAAGAAAAGATAGATGAAAATATAGAAAAAAAGAAAATTGATAGCAAGAATAAAGAAAATTTAGAAAACAAAGAATCACATAACAATGACACAAAGAAAGAAGAAAAAAAAATTAAAGAAGTAATTGTTAGAGGAAGAGATTTATCAATATCAACAAAACATTCGGTAGCATTATGTAAATTTATTAAAGGAAAAGAAATAAAAAAAGCATTAAAGGATTTAGAATTGGTTTTAAAATTTAAAAAAGCTGTACCAATGAAAGGAGAAATTCCACATAGAAAGAATATGAAAAGTGGCAGATATCCAATAAAAGCTACAAAAACTTTTATAAAATTATTAAAAAATTTAAATGCAAATGCTGTTTATCATAACATAGAAGAACCATTTATCTTTTTTGCAAAAGCAGATAAAGCTTCAAGACCTTATAGAAGATTTGGAACAAGAAGGTTTAAGAGAACTCATATTTTAATTAAAGCAAAAGGTAAATTAGAATTAGAATAA